Part of the Candidatus Methylomirabilota bacterium genome, TTCCTCCCGACCGTGAACCCATTCCCGATGTACTGGGCCGGCGGCAGCGCGTTCGTGAGCGGCCTCGACGGGGCTCACGCGGTTCAGGCGGTGGACGTGGACGCGCAAGGTCAGGTGACGGTCGTGACCCCGCTGGTTCTTGCGGAATGGCCGGAGCGCGTCGAGCCGTGCACGGGGCAACCGATGTTCCAGCAAATTCCCAACGCGATCCTGCCGGCGCAGAGCACCCCGGTGAGTGAGGGCGTGTTCCGCACCATATTCCTCGCCTACGGGGTGAATCTGGCGACGTTCGTGCGGAACGATAACGGACAGGAGACCGTCCTCTGTGGACTGACTTCTCCGGGCTGCCAGGATCCGGGTATCGGCTTCATCGCCGAGGATGTCAGCCGCGTCGGCCAGGTGGTGGGCCAGCTCGTCCGCGACGTGTTCTCCCGTCACGTGGCGATGCTCACGGATCCGGATGGGCGGCCGATCGGCGATGCCCTCTGCTCCAACGAGTACGCGGAGGTGGAGACGGTGCCGGTTTCGGTCGGGGAGCGATAGCGCCGGCGATCAGCGCTTGTCCGAGACGATGCGCCCGTCCTTGAAGACAAGCCGAAGCTGACGCAGGTTGGCGATATTCTCCAGCGGGTCGGCGCCGACCACGATCAGGTCGGCGCGCTTGCCCACCTCCACGGTGCCCAGGTCTCCGCCCACGCCGCAGAGCTCGGCGGCGTGACGCGTGGCCGCCAGCAGCGCTTGCCAGGGCGTCGCGCCGTCCCGCACCCAGAGGCCCAGCTCGAGCAGCGCGGCGTCCTTCAGCGGTCGAATGTCCGAGCCGAGCGCCATCTTGACGCCGGCCGCGAGCGCCTGGCGAAAGCAGTCGCGGTGCAGGTCGGCCGCGGCGTCGGCGCGATGGCACAAATCGGGGGCGAGATTGCGCTGCTCGACCCAGCGCTTCTCCCACGGGTCGCGCGCCTGGTCCGGGGTGAGGTGGCTGATCGCCAGCGTCGGCACGTACCAGGTGCCGTGGACGCGCAGGCTCTCCACGCACTCCGCGTTCATCGCATAGCCGTGCTCCACGCTGTGCGCACCCAGCCGGGCGGCGGCCAGAACGGTCTCCGCGTTGGCCGCGTGCGCGATGACCGGGAAGCCGCGCTTGCGGCAGATCGCGAAGGCGGCTTCGAGCTCGTCGTCGAGCAGGAACGAGTGCGTGTGGCGATCCCAGGCCGGCCCCATGATGCCGCCGGTGAGGTTCAGCTTGATGTGGTCCACGCCGTTCTTGATCTGCTCGCGAATGGCCCGGACGAAGCCGTACGGCCCGTCGCATTCCCGGGCGTGGCCGGAGGTGAGGAAGTGACCGCCGGTGGTGGTGAGGAAGTAGCCGGCCGCGAAGACGCGCGGGCCGACGTGCTGGCCGGCGTCGAACGCGCGCTTCCACGCCACGTCCATGAAATGCGCGGCGCCGGCGCACCGCACGCCCACCACGCCGCTCTCGGTCAGCGCCTCCGTCAGCCGATAGCCGAAGACGGCGGTCTGCTCGGCCACCGAGGCGCCGGTCGAAGCCAGATAGTCGGGATGGATGTGCACGTCCCAGAGGCCGGGGAGCAGGTAGCCGCCGGCGAGATCGATCACGTCGGCGCCTCGGGTATCGGGCGATCGGCTCCCGTCGAGCACCTCCACGATGCGGCCGCGCTCGATGGTCACGCTGGCGCCGGGCACCGGCCGCGGATTCACACAGTCGATCAGGGTCGCATTGGTCAAGACCCGGCGCATGGTCTCACCGACCCGTTGCACGATGGCGCTCCTCGGTCATACTCTCGTCAGGAACCCGACCATGGATGCTATCCGCATCGTCATCCTCCTCGTCTTGCTCGGCGTCGTCGCCGTCATCGGCTCGGTCGCCGCGGAGGAGAAGTGGGTGCTATGGGATCGCCCGCTCGACGCCAAGGGCGAACGGCAGGGTGATTGGCGTCGTGGCCCGGTATTCGATGCAGAACGGTGGTGCAAAGGTGCCATGACGACCGCCATCAATCAAGCGCTGGCCCAGACCTTCCAGGTCCCGAAGAAGCCGAATCTCGCGGAGTACCAGTGCCTCCCGGAGTCCGCGGATCCGCGGACGGCGAAGGGCAAACGATAGGGCGGCCGGCGCGCGTGCCCTGTCCCGCACGTCGAAGCCGGGCGAGCGCCTGTCGATTCCGGGGGAGCATGGGCGACTAGTACGAGAGCGTAAGATCGAGCGAGGAGGCATACCGGGTGGCGACGAGTGGGAAGATGGTATGGACCGGTCGGGTGATCGCGGCCCTGATAGCGCTCCTGTTCCTGTTCAGCGCATTCATGAAGATCAAGGGCGGGCCCGAGGTGGCGGAAGGGCTGCGGCATCTGGGCCTGTCCGAATCGATGCTCGTGCCGCTGGCGATCCTCGAAGCCTCCTGCGTGGTCATCTACCTCATTCCGCCCACCGCGGTGCTGGGAGCGATTCTTCTCACCGGGTATATCGGCGGAGCGATATGCACGCACTGGCGAGTCGGCGATCCGTTCTACCTCCATATCCTGCTCGGAATCCTCGTATGGCTCGCCCTCTATGTCCGGGAGAGCCGGCTCTGGGCGGTGATGCCGCTCAGAAGATCTTGACTGTCGAAACGAGATGTCCCCGTTCGACCCATAGCTGAGGAGGCAACTCAATGCGCAACGATTCTGGAGGGACGCGATGAGTGGGGTCCGGTTGCTGGTCGGTACCCGAAAGGGCGCGTTCGTGCTGTCCTCGGACGGCAAGCGCTCGCGGTGGGACGTTTCCGGCCCGCATTTCGGGGGCTGGGAGATGTATCACCTCAAGGGGTCCCCCGCCGATCCGAATCGCATCTATGCCTCGCAGTCGAGCGGCTGGTTCGGGCAGCTGATCCAGCGCTCGAACGACGGCGGCAAGACCTGGGAGCCGGTCGGCAACAAGTTCACGTACGAAGGGCCGACCGGCACGCACCTCTGGTACGACGGCACCCCGCACCCCTGGGAGTTCGCGCGAGTGTGGCATCTGGAGCCCTCGCTGACCGATCCGGACACGGTCTACGCGGGCGTCGAGGACGCGGCGCTGTTCCGCACGAGTGACGGGGGCCAGACGTGGCACGAGCTGCCCGGACTGCGCGGGCACGCGACGGCGCCCTCCTGGCAGCCCGGCGCCGGCGGGATGTGCCTGCACAC contains:
- a CDS encoding amidohydrolase family protein → MQRVGETMRRVLTNATLIDCVNPRPVPGASVTIERGRIVEVLDGSRSPDTRGADVIDLAGGYLLPGLWDVHIHPDYLASTGASVAEQTAVFGYRLTEALTESGVVGVRCAGAAHFMDVAWKRAFDAGQHVGPRVFAAGYFLTTTGGHFLTSGHARECDGPYGFVRAIREQIKNGVDHIKLNLTGGIMGPAWDRHTHSFLLDDELEAAFAICRKRGFPVIAHAANAETVLAAARLGAHSVEHGYAMNAECVESLRVHGTWYVPTLAISHLTPDQARDPWEKRWVEQRNLAPDLCHRADAAADLHRDCFRQALAAGVKMALGSDIRPLKDAALLELGLWVRDGATPWQALLAATRHAAELCGVGGDLGTVEVGKRADLIVVGADPLENIANLRQLRLVFKDGRIVSDKR
- a CDS encoding DoxX family protein, with protein sequence MATSGKMVWTGRVIAALIALLFLFSAFMKIKGGPEVAEGLRHLGLSESMLVPLAILEASCVVIYLIPPTAVLGAILLTGYIGGAICTHWRVGDPFYLHILLGILVWLALYVRESRLWAVMPLRRS